The following coding sequences lie in one Variovorax terrae genomic window:
- a CDS encoding response regulator transcription factor: MSLIPKKGTVYVVDDDEAVRDSLQWLLEGKDYRVRCFDSAESFLSRYDPREVACLIVDIRMGGMTGLELQDRLLERRSPLPIVFITGHGDVPMAVNTMKKGAMDFIQKPFKEEELVGLVERMLDHAKGAFAEYQSAASRDALLSKLTSREAQVLERIVAGRLNKQIADDLGISIKTVEAHRANIMEKLNANTVADLLKIALGQNAPKS; this comes from the coding sequence ATGAGCTTGATCCCGAAAAAAGGCACGGTCTATGTGGTGGACGACGACGAGGCCGTGCGCGATTCGCTGCAATGGCTGCTCGAAGGCAAGGACTACCGGGTTCGCTGCTTCGACTCCGCCGAATCCTTCCTGAGCCGCTACGACCCGCGCGAGGTGGCCTGCCTGATCGTCGACATCCGCATGGGCGGCATGACCGGGCTGGAGCTGCAGGACCGGTTGCTGGAACGCCGCTCCCCCCTGCCCATCGTCTTCATCACCGGCCACGGCGACGTGCCGATGGCCGTCAACACCATGAAGAAGGGCGCGATGGACTTCATCCAGAAGCCCTTCAAGGAAGAGGAACTCGTGGGCCTGGTCGAGCGCATGCTGGACCACGCCAAGGGCGCCTTCGCCGAGTACCAGAGCGCCGCCAGCCGCGACGCGCTGCTGTCCAAGCTCACCAGCCGCGAGGCCCAGGTGCTGGAGCGCATCGTGGCCGGCCGCCTGAACAAGCAGATCGCCGACGACCTGGGCATCAGCATCAAGACGGTGGAGGCGCACCGCGCCAACATCATGGAAAAGCTCAACGCCAACACCGTGGCCGACCTGCTCAAGATCGCCCTGGGACAGAACGCGCCCAAATCCTGA